From Woronichinia naegeliana WA131, the proteins below share one genomic window:
- a CDS encoding nucleotidyltransferase domain-containing protein, which produces MNKQLLLNKIKQAVQAIEPQAQIFLYGSRARNDAQPDSDWDILVLVDGITNPTRTSQIRRQIYEIEWETEEVLCTIVRSKNQWEHPLLQTTPFWQSVNKEAIML; this is translated from the coding sequence ATGAACAAACAACTATTACTCAATAAAATTAAACAAGCAGTACAAGCAATTGAGCCACAAGCACAAATATTCCTTTATGGTTCACGGGCGCGAAACGATGCTCAACCAGACTCTGATTGGGATATATTAGTGTTAGTTGATGGGATCACTAACCCCACTCGAACATCTCAAATCCGTCGTCAAATTTATGAAATCGAATGGGAAACAGAAGAGGTTCTTTGTACCATTGTTCGCAGCAAAAATCAATGGGAACATCCCTTATTACAAACTACTCCTTTCTGGCAATCAGTTAACAAAGAAGCCATTATGTTATGA
- a CDS encoding Uma2 family endonuclease: protein MTAYTINLDPILKLNKEQFYELCAANPDLKLERNANGELVIMSPTGGETSAWNADINLDLGMWNRQQRSGKVFDSSGGFSLPQGSERSPDAAWIPLEKWNALSPEQRKKFLPLCPDFAIELLSPTDSWIKGLAKMQEYQDNGCRLGWLIDPESKRVAIYRLGQTPEILNAPASLSGEEVLQGFVLNLEPIWSAS from the coding sequence ATGACCGCTTATACCATCAATCTTGATCCCATTTTGAAACTGAATAAAGAACAGTTTTACGAACTCTGTGCTGCTAATCCAGACCTTAAACTTGAACGCAATGCCAACGGAGAACTTGTCATTATGTCCCCCACTGGTGGTGAAACGAGTGCTTGGAATGCTGATATTAATCTTGACTTAGGAATGTGGAATCGCCAACAGCGATCGGGTAAAGTCTTTGACTCTTCTGGCGGATTTTCTCTTCCCCAAGGCTCTGAGCGATCGCCCGATGCCGCCTGGATACCCCTGGAAAAATGGAATGCCCTCTCTCCCGAACAGCGCAAGAAATTTTTACCCCTATGTCCCGACTTTGCGATCGAGCTTTTATCGCCGACCGATTCCTGGATTAAGGGTTTAGCCAAAATGCAAGAATATCAGGATAATGGCTGTCGTTTGGGTTGGCTCATCGATCCCGAAAGCAAACGAGTGGCAATTTATCGTTTAGGTCAAACTCCAGAGATTCTTAATGCACCAGCTAGTTTGTCAGGAGAAGAGGTGCTCCAGGGATTTGTGCTGAATTTAGAACCCATCTGGTCTGCCTCGTAA
- a CDS encoding DUF1997 domain-containing protein, translating into MNVCFSATESLALTLTDPLTSLQHYLRQPQRLVKAIADPKLMEVLSENRFRLKMRPLSFMDLYHFQPTVVLRVWSTSTGTVYLESESCEIRGIDYINHRFSLQLKGKLAPYEQNQQTSLQGKADLKVSVDLPHALWLTPTPLLEMAANGLLRGVLGRIKQRLLTQLLEDYHHWTQQTSSELASTPRLSSALNPLL; encoded by the coding sequence ATGAATGTTTGTTTCTCTGCGACGGAATCTTTGGCTTTGACTCTGACCGATCCCCTCACCTCGCTCCAGCATTATCTACGACAACCTCAACGTTTGGTAAAGGCGATCGCCGATCCGAAGTTAATGGAAGTATTGTCGGAAAACCGCTTTCGTCTTAAGATGCGTCCCTTAAGCTTTATGGACTTATACCATTTTCAGCCAACGGTGGTGCTACGAGTCTGGAGTACAAGCACCGGAACTGTCTATTTGGAATCGGAAAGTTGTGAGATTCGCGGTATTGACTACATTAACCATCGTTTTTCCCTGCAACTAAAGGGTAAATTGGCTCCCTACGAACAAAATCAACAAACCTCTCTACAGGGCAAAGCTGATTTAAAAGTCAGTGTGGATCTTCCCCATGCCCTCTGGTTAACCCCCACCCCCCTACTGGAAATGGCAGCCAATGGTTTGCTTAGGGGGGTTTTAGGGCGCATCAAACAACGGCTGCTAACTCAACTGTTAGAGGATTATCACCATTGGACTCAGCAAACCTCCTCTGAATTAGCCTCTACTCCTCGTCTATCCTCTGCCTTAAACCCTTTGCTTTAG
- a CDS encoding cytochrome P450, giving the protein MTTQSSPSLIDVTLNQFQSWALQHPQKKRSQWLLPIISLVEGVLANNPTYLDQKRRVLGANFCCAGQVVLGDFTQISQALTSPQARTWRLGTSILSAQRSPNQDVGGRNLFLLSLSDQEAGGTGAHEAFRQCMQFYLLNEPAQARQRDGTAQALLAQLAEDYQTLSGDKDQAFFTDDQRGWMAFLVRYLHYVLFGLDPSDRATMQRLTELYYTRKGTLHYFVGAGLILKILDRLKGEKLADLIEEVATIYEQSPALAHFQPSENQYQAMTRRELAKLMTAIMNIAALQGPLHLGYTALGYRPLPAYTGQKTAEISITDHWDSLDLEDRPAIQRYLLECARLWAPVSATHHVATSDFTAAIAGRNLTFPTGTKILIPMILGLLDETVWGPSTYEFNAERENLCPYHLGFHSVGDRHAGRICPGKDIAIEMLVDVVKVVGQARRK; this is encoded by the coding sequence ATGACTACTCAATCCTCGCCATCTTTGATCGATGTCACCCTGAACCAATTTCAAAGTTGGGCCCTACAACATCCCCAGAAAAAGCGTAGTCAATGGTTATTACCGATCATTAGTTTGGTGGAAGGTGTGTTAGCAAATAATCCTACCTATTTGGATCAGAAGCGGCGGGTATTGGGAGCTAATTTTTGCTGTGCCGGTCAGGTGGTTCTAGGGGATTTTACCCAAATTAGTCAGGCTCTCACCTCACCCCAGGCCCGTACTTGGCGTTTAGGGACTTCTATTTTATCGGCCCAGCGATCGCCGAATCAGGACGTGGGCGGACGGAATCTCTTTTTACTGTCCCTATCGGATCAAGAGGCTGGAGGAACAGGAGCCCATGAAGCCTTTCGTCAATGTATGCAGTTCTATTTATTAAATGAGCCAGCCCAAGCTCGACAACGGGATGGCACTGCCCAGGCTTTATTAGCCCAATTAGCCGAGGATTATCAGACCCTCTCTGGTGACAAAGATCAGGCTTTTTTTACCGATGATCAACGGGGTTGGATGGCTTTTTTAGTCAGATATTTGCATTATGTACTTTTTGGTCTTGATCCGAGTGATCGCGCCACTATGCAACGCCTCACCGAGTTGTATTACACCCGTAAGGGAACCCTGCATTATTTTGTCGGAGCGGGACTAATTCTGAAAATTTTGGATCGTCTTAAAGGGGAAAAGTTAGCTGACTTAATTGAAGAAGTGGCCACTATTTATGAACAATCCCCTGCCTTAGCCCATTTTCAACCGTCAGAAAACCAGTATCAAGCCATGACGCGACGGGAATTGGCCAAACTGATGACAGCGATTATGAATATTGCGGCTCTTCAGGGGCCCCTTCATCTTGGTTATACGGCCCTGGGTTATCGACCCCTACCGGCCTATACGGGCCAAAAAACGGCTGAGATCTCAATTACCGATCATTGGGATAGTTTGGATCTAGAAGATCGTCCCGCTATTCAACGTTATCTGTTAGAGTGTGCCCGTCTGTGGGCCCCTGTTAGTGCAACCCACCATGTGGCAACCTCTGATTTTACTGCCGCGATCGCTGGCCGTAACCTGACTTTTCCGACGGGAACAAAAATTTTAATTCCGATGATTTTAGGGTTACTGGATGAGACCGTTTGGGGGCCCAGCACCTACGAATTTAATGCGGAACGGGAAAATCTTTGTCCTTATCATTTAGGTTTCCATTCCGTCGGCGATCGCCATGCAGGCAGAATTTGTCCAGGCAAAGACATTGCGATCGAAATGCTGGTAGATGTGGTCAAGGTTGTTGGTCAAGCGCGTCGTAAGTAG
- a CDS encoding DUF72 domain-containing protein: MTFYLGCAVWSYDGWLGTFYPPKTPKKAFLSCYSQRFHTVEGNTTFYAMPSSATVQRWQEETPNSFKFCLKFPQTITHQGALIPNLAETQQFIERVQVLDHKLGCIFAQLPPSYGPNYLEDLQQFLASLLFANIPLAVEVRHLDWWRSPYQEKLHQCLQNLNVAQVILDTRPVYRCSDNPLSHSQRPKPDVPVNFTLTANFVLIRFISHPQLVLNDLYLKEWGQKIQDWLNTNITVYCFIHCPIEDHSPQIARYFYQQLQQECIGLDPLPWDKLAHPPQQLSLF, translated from the coding sequence ATGACTTTTTATCTCGGTTGTGCAGTCTGGTCTTACGATGGTTGGCTTGGAACTTTTTATCCCCCTAAAACACCGAAAAAAGCTTTTTTAAGTTGCTATAGTCAACGCTTCCATACTGTTGAAGGAAATACCACTTTTTATGCCATGCCTTCAAGCGCAACGGTTCAACGCTGGCAAGAAGAAACCCCAAACTCTTTTAAGTTTTGCCTAAAATTTCCCCAGACGATTACCCATCAAGGAGCCTTAATTCCTAACCTAGCAGAAACCCAACAATTTATCGAACGGGTGCAAGTCCTTGATCATAAACTCGGCTGTATTTTTGCCCAATTGCCGCCCAGTTATGGCCCCAATTATCTAGAAGATTTACAACAATTTTTAGCGTCTCTTTTGTTCGCCAATATTCCCTTAGCAGTTGAAGTTCGTCATCTCGATTGGTGGCGATCGCCGTATCAAGAAAAGTTACATCAATGCTTACAAAACTTGAATGTTGCCCAGGTCATTTTAGATACCCGTCCCGTTTATCGTTGCTCAGATAATCCCCTGAGCCATTCCCAACGTCCTAAGCCGGATGTCCCCGTTAACTTTACCCTGACCGCAAACTTTGTCCTGATTCGTTTTATTAGTCATCCTCAGTTAGTCCTCAATGATCTTTACCTAAAAGAATGGGGACAGAAAATTCAAGATTGGCTAAATACAAATATCACTGTTTATTGTTTTATTCATTGCCCGATTGAAGATCATTCTCCCCAGATTGCCCGCTATTTTTATCAACAATTACAACAGGAGTGTATTGGTCTTGACCCTTTGCCCTGGGATAAACTTGCCCATCCCCCTCAACAATTAAGTCTCTTTTAA
- a CDS encoding PEP-CTERM sorting domain-containing protein, protein MKNIKNNIPQGLLSVAGAIALATMSAPMMAGSASAATVSFQVGTAATGSVDVDYDVKISDIAGGVQIDVNQAATSPNSADILGLFFNVQPGNASNFGITSASQFTKLAGDAITQVCFNATSCGSGNNINGGTMPSSFDIGMKLGSTGSSGGLVKFSSFTIASASLTTANFLNQAFAVRAQTAGSNPTTGGSGSVKELGFAPSTVDTITPPPPGGGGGTGAVPEPLTMLGAGAAVAFGSYFKKRANKNDRKA, encoded by the coding sequence ATGAAAAACATTAAAAATAATATTCCCCAAGGACTTCTTTCCGTTGCTGGCGCGATCGCTTTAGCTACTATGTCTGCCCCGATGATGGCCGGTTCTGCCTCTGCTGCTACTGTTTCCTTCCAAGTCGGTACGGCTGCTACGGGTAGTGTGGATGTTGATTACGATGTCAAGATTTCAGACATCGCTGGCGGTGTTCAAATTGATGTCAATCAAGCCGCTACTTCTCCCAATTCTGCCGATATCTTAGGTCTATTTTTCAACGTACAGCCCGGCAATGCCAGCAATTTTGGGATCACCTCAGCTAGTCAATTTACGAAGCTGGCTGGCGATGCTATCACTCAAGTCTGTTTTAATGCCACAAGCTGTGGAAGTGGAAATAACATCAATGGTGGCACGATGCCTTCCTCCTTTGATATTGGCATGAAACTGGGTTCTACAGGTTCATCTGGCGGTTTAGTGAAATTTAGTTCCTTTACAATTGCCAGTGCTTCCCTCACAACTGCTAACTTCCTCAATCAAGCTTTTGCTGTTCGCGCTCAAACAGCAGGCTCGAATCCTACCACTGGTGGTTCTGGCAGTGTGAAAGAATTAGGTTTTGCACCTAGCACGGTTGATACGATTACTCCTCCTCCTCCCGGTGGTGGTGGTGGAACAGGTGCAGTACCTGAGCCTTTAACGATGCTGGGTGCGGGTGCGGCAGTCGCTTTTGGTAGTTATTTTAAAAAGCGTGCTAACAAAAATGACCGTAAAGCTTAA
- a CDS encoding PEP-CTERM sorting domain-containing protein translates to MFNQLKIKTDSVNINSLIGTVAVIALTRIFLSSAPANAASITYSRWANIGPQTIGDGDNGKFTLKITDGEDVGQKGKALFQFSSNTLADANYISTVYFQDKGGLFATTTTTTTTTAKNGKTTTTTTTKYNASVSTTFSDAAANTSSLSGLDFAYGTATLSQGNSIGFNTSFSFDKAGSGGNKSSISPGETLGILVDLSAGKTFNDILNSLTQNDNLIVAAHIIGYANSRSDGFYYGNPFAKGTTPPAGTDSPVFYDTYKTTSDPNPATVASAPSDTVTPPSSSAVPEPFTILGSATALGLGASFKRRLAKATKGE, encoded by the coding sequence ATGTTTAACCAATTAAAAATTAAAACCGACTCAGTCAACATTAACTCTCTTATCGGTACCGTAGCCGTTATTGCTCTGACAAGAATCTTCTTAAGCTCCGCTCCTGCGAATGCCGCCTCAATTACCTACAGCCGGTGGGCGAACATTGGCCCTCAAACAATTGGAGATGGGGATAATGGTAAATTTACTTTAAAAATAACTGATGGCGAGGATGTGGGACAGAAGGGAAAGGCCCTGTTTCAGTTTTCATCGAATACCTTAGCGGATGCTAACTACATTTCGACAGTTTACTTTCAAGATAAGGGCGGATTATTTGCAACGACGACGACGACAACAACAACAACAGCAAAGAATGGCAAGACCACGACCACTACGACCACTAAATATAACGCCTCAGTTTCAACAACCTTTAGTGATGCAGCGGCCAATACCAGTTCACTTAGTGGCTTAGATTTTGCCTACGGAACTGCCACTTTATCTCAAGGTAATAGCATTGGATTCAATACCTCTTTCTCTTTTGACAAGGCCGGATCTGGAGGAAATAAAAGCTCAATTTCACCAGGGGAAACTTTAGGAATATTGGTTGACTTGAGTGCAGGCAAAACCTTTAACGATATTCTGAACAGTCTAACTCAGAACGATAATCTAATTGTTGCTGCTCATATCATTGGTTATGCCAATAGCCGAAGTGATGGTTTTTATTACGGAAACCCCTTTGCTAAAGGTACTACACCTCCTGCTGGAACGGATTCACCAGTTTTCTATGATACCTATAAGACGACAAGTGATCCTAATCCGGCTACCGTAGCTTCCGCTCCTTCTGATACGGTTACTCCCCCTTCTAGCTCGGCAGTTCCTGAACCTTTCACAATTCTGGGATCGGCAACAGCCTTGGGATTAGGTGCATCTTTCAAACGACGTTTAGCCAAAGCGACAAAAGGGGAATAA
- a CDS encoding TIGR00297 family protein, with amino-acid sequence MPISLLLTNLWLQAIALNTVLLAIAFLAPKKLLTPLGYLHAWLLGVIVWGCLEWQGYGVVMFYFLVGSGVTKIGLERKEAEGIAEKRSGQRGPENVWGSALTATICALLTLIFTPDWYPFLILGYVASFSTKLADTTASEVGKAYGQRTFLITSLQPVPRGTEGAMSLEGTIAGIVASLLMALVAWGFGMINLLGIGLCAIAAFVATNIESVIGATLQSRWSWLTNEVVNIINTLIGALLAMGLAWLLA; translated from the coding sequence ATGCCAATTTCTCTCTTGCTCACTAATCTCTGGCTCCAGGCGATCGCCCTCAATACCGTTTTATTAGCGATCGCTTTTTTGGCCCCGAAAAAATTACTGACCCCCCTGGGTTATCTCCATGCTTGGCTCTTAGGCGTTATCGTCTGGGGATGTTTGGAATGGCAGGGCTATGGCGTGGTCATGTTCTATTTCTTGGTGGGTTCAGGCGTGACCAAAATTGGCCTAGAACGCAAGGAAGCAGAAGGGATTGCTGAAAAGCGGTCAGGGCAACGGGGGCCAGAAAATGTTTGGGGCTCGGCACTCACGGCTACAATCTGTGCCTTATTAACCCTAATTTTTACGCCTGACTGGTATCCTTTCTTAATCCTGGGGTATGTCGCCAGTTTTAGTACCAAATTAGCTGATACTACTGCCAGTGAAGTGGGCAAAGCCTACGGGCAAAGAACTTTTCTGATTACCTCGTTACAACCGGTGCCCAGGGGAACAGAAGGGGCAATGAGTTTGGAAGGTACGATCGCCGGTATTGTGGCCTCTCTCTTAATGGCACTGGTAGCTTGGGGATTCGGTATGATCAACCTCTTGGGGATTGGCCTCTGTGCGATCGCGGCCTTTGTGGCGACCAATATTGAAAGTGTGATCGGTGCAACGCTCCAGAGTCGTTGGTCTTGGTTAACCAATGAAGTGGTAAATATCATTAACACCTTGATCGGAGCCTTATTGGCAATGGGTTTGGCTTGGCTACTTGCTTAA
- the cofH gene encoding 7,8-didemethyl-8-hydroxy-5-deazariboflavin synthase subunit CofH: MMVSSLSVTSPSLTHILDKALAQQELTCSEGLFLLTTQETEAIQAIQIAADQLRSQLVGDTVTYVINRNINFTNICEQHCNFCAFRRDAETEGAFWLDSEQILSKAAEAVEQGATEICMQGGLNPQAKLKGSTLAYYRHLITTLKAQFPQLHLHAFSPQEIQFIARQDHLSYEQVIANLQEAGLDSMPGTAAEVLVDSVRKIICPEKISTSTWLEIVSLAHRLGMPTTSTMLSGHIETPAQQIQHLDHLRSLQKTAQAKNYPTRISEFVLLPFVGEQAPLALRKRVGHDQPQLAPTLLLTAVARLYLGPWMRHHQPSWVKLGLTGATAALQWGCDDLGGTLMEEHITTMAGAKGGTGLTVSQLQGAIQSLGRPYRQRTTLYEPV; this comes from the coding sequence ATTATGGTATCAAGCTTATCTGTCACCTCGCCATCTCTTACCCATATTTTAGATAAAGCTTTGGCCCAACAAGAGCTAACTTGCTCAGAAGGCCTGTTTTTATTGACGACCCAAGAAACTGAAGCGATTCAAGCCATACAAATAGCTGCAGATCAACTGCGATCGCAATTGGTGGGGGACACCGTTACCTATGTCATCAATCGCAATATTAATTTTACCAATATCTGCGAACAGCATTGTAATTTCTGTGCTTTCCGTCGAGATGCAGAAACAGAAGGAGCTTTTTGGTTAGATAGTGAACAAATTTTGAGCAAGGCGGCGGAGGCTGTTGAACAGGGCGCAACGGAAATTTGTATGCAGGGCGGTTTGAATCCCCAGGCAAAGCTAAAGGGTTCGACTCTCGCTTATTACCGTCATTTGATCACCACCCTAAAAGCTCAATTTCCCCAACTCCATCTCCATGCTTTTTCACCTCAAGAAATTCAATTTATTGCTAGACAAGACCACCTATCCTATGAACAGGTGATTGCTAATCTCCAAGAAGCCGGATTAGATTCCATGCCCGGCACTGCTGCCGAAGTTTTGGTCGATTCTGTTCGCAAAATAATTTGTCCAGAGAAAATCTCTACCTCGACTTGGTTAGAAATTGTCAGTTTGGCCCACCGTTTAGGAATGCCGACCACTAGCACCATGCTTTCCGGTCATATTGAAACACCAGCGCAACAAATTCAACATCTAGATCATCTGCGATCGCTGCAAAAAACGGCTCAAGCAAAAAACTATCCGACTCGAATTAGCGAATTTGTGCTGTTGCCCTTTGTGGGAGAACAGGCTCCCTTAGCTCTCAGAAAACGGGTGGGGCATGATCAACCCCAGTTAGCTCCGACTCTGCTACTAACGGCTGTTGCTCGACTCTATCTTGGCCCTTGGATGCGTCATCATCAACCCAGTTGGGTCAAGTTAGGGTTAACGGGAGCAACGGCAGCCTTGCAGTGGGGCTGTGATGATTTAGGCGGAACCCTGATGGAGGAACATATTACGACAATGGCTGGAGCCAAGGGTGGAACGGGTCTAACGGTGTCTCAACTCCAAGGGGCGATTCAATCTCTGGGCAGACCCTATCGACAAAGAACGACTTTATATGAGCCGGTTTGA